A stretch of the Nomascus leucogenys isolate Asia unplaced genomic scaffold, Asia_NLE_v1 Super-Scaffold_241, whole genome shotgun sequence genome encodes the following:
- the GTF2F1 gene encoding general transcription factor IIF subunit 1 isoform X2 — protein MAALGPSSQNVTEYVVRVPKNTTKKYNIMAFNAADKVNFATWNQARLERDLSNKKIYQEEEMPESGAGSEFNRKLREEARRKKYGIVLKEFRPEDQPWLLRVNGKSGRKFKGIKKGGVTENTSYYIFTQCPDGAFEAFPVHNWYNFTPLARHRTLTAEEAEEEWERRNKVLNHFSIMQQRRLKDQDQDEDEEEKEKRSRRKASELRIHDLEDDLEMSSDASDASGGRAPKAKKKAPLAKGGRKKKKKKGSDDEAFEDSDDGDFEGQEVDYMSDGSSSSQDEPESKAKAPQQEEGPKGVDEQSDSSEESEEEKPPEEDKEEEEEKKAPTPQEKKRRKDSSEESDSSEESDIDSEASSALFMAKKKTPPKRERKPSGGSSRGNSRPSTPSTEGGSTSSTLRAAASKLEQGKRVSEMPAAKRLRLDAGPQSLSGKSTPQPPSGKTTPSSGDVQVTEDAVRRYLTRKPMTTKDLLKKFQTKKTGLSSEQTVNVLAQILKRLNPERKMINDKMHFSLKE, from the exons ATGGCGGCCCTA GGCCCTAGCAGCCAGAATGTCACTGAATACGTCGTTCGAGTTCCTAA GAATACAACCAAAAAATATAACATCATGGCTTTTAATGCAGCCGATAAAGTCAACTTTGCTACATGGAATCAG GCTCGTCTGGAGCGAGACTTGAGCAACAAGAAAATCTACCAAGAGGAGGAGATGCCCGAATCAGGCGCGGGCAGCGAGTTCAACCGCAAGCTTCGGGAGGAGGCTCGGAGGAAGAAGTACGGCATCGTCCTCAAGGAGTTCCGGCCCGAGGACCAGCCCTGGCTGCTCCGGGTCAACGGCAAATCAGGCAGGAA GTTCAAGGGCATCAAGAAGGGAGGCGTGACAGAGAATACGTCCTACTACATCTTCACCCAGTGCCCCGACGGGGCCTTCGAGGCCTTCCCCGTGCACAACTGGTACAATTTCACGCCGCTGGCCCGGCACCGCACCCTCACTGCCGAGGAGGCCGAGGAGGAGTGGGAGAG GAGGAACAAGGTGCTGAACCACTTCAGCATCATGCAGCAGCGGCGGCTCAAGGATCAGGACCAGGACGAGGacgaggaggagaaggagaaacgCAGCCGCAGGAAGGCGAGCGAGCTGCGCATCCATGACCTGGAGGACGACCTGGAGATGTCGTCCGATGCCAGTGACGCCAGCG gCGGCAGAGCCCCCAAGGCCAAGAAGAAGGCGCCGCTGGCCAAGGGcggcaggaagaagaagaagaagaagggttCAGACGATGAGGCCTTCGAGGACAGCGATGATGGGGACTTCGAGGGCCAGGAGGTGGACTACATGTCAGACGGCTCCAG CAGTTCCCAAGACGAGCCTGAGAGCAAGGCCAAGGCACCGCAGCAGGAGGAGGGGCCCAAGG GTGTCGATGAGCAGAGCGACAGTAGTGAGGAGAGTGAGGAGGAGAAGCCGCCTgaggaggacaaggaggaggaggaggagaagaaggcgCCCACCCCACAGGAGAAGAAGCGCAGGAAAG ACAGCAGCGAGGAGTCGGACAGCTCAGAGGAGAGCGACATTGACAGCGAGGCCTCCTCGGCCCTCTTCATGGCG AAGAAGAAGACGCCACCCAAGAGAGAGCGGAAGCCGTCAGGAGGGAGCTCAAGGGGCAACAGCCGCCCAAGCACGCCCAGCACAGAGGGTGGCAGCACCTCCTCCACCCTGCGGGCGGCTGCCAGCAAACTCGAGCAAG GGAAGCGGGTGAGCGAGATGCCTGCAGCCAAGCGGTTGCGGCTGGACGCAGGACCCCAGAGCCTGTCCGGGAAGTCGACCCCCCAGCCGCCATCGGGCAAGACAACACCCAGCAGTGG TGACGTACAGGTGACTGAGGATGCCGTGCGCCGCTACCTGACACGGAAGCCCATGACCACTAAGGACCTGCTGAAAAAGTTCCAGACCAAGAAGACAGGGCTGAGCAGTGAGCAGACAGTGAATGTGCTGGCCCAGATCCTCAAGCGACTCAACCCCGAGCGCAAGATGATCAACGACAAAATGCACTTCTCCCTCAAGGAGTGA
- the GTF2F1 gene encoding general transcription factor IIF subunit 1 isoform X1, with amino-acid sequence MAALGPSSQNVTEYVVRVPKNTTKKYNIMAFNAADKVNFATWNQARLERDLSNKKIYQEEEMPESGAGSEFNRKLREEARRKKYGIVLKEFRPEDQPWLLRVNGKSGRKFKGIKKGGVTENTSYYIFTQCPDGAFEAFPVHNWYNFTPLARHRTLTAEEAEEEWERRNKVLNHFSIMQQRRLKDQDQDEDEEEKEKRSRRKASELRIHDLEDDLEMSSDASDASGEEGGRAPKAKKKAPLAKGGRKKKKKKGSDDEAFEDSDDGDFEGQEVDYMSDGSSSSQDEPESKAKAPQQEEGPKGVDEQSDSSEESEEEKPPEEDKEEEEEKKAPTPQEKKRRKDSSEESDSSEESDIDSEASSALFMAKKKTPPKRERKPSGGSSRGNSRPSTPSTEGGSTSSTLRAAASKLEQGKRVSEMPAAKRLRLDAGPQSLSGKSTPQPPSGKTTPSSGDVQVTEDAVRRYLTRKPMTTKDLLKKFQTKKTGLSSEQTVNVLAQILKRLNPERKMINDKMHFSLKE; translated from the exons ATGGCGGCCCTA GGCCCTAGCAGCCAGAATGTCACTGAATACGTCGTTCGAGTTCCTAA GAATACAACCAAAAAATATAACATCATGGCTTTTAATGCAGCCGATAAAGTCAACTTTGCTACATGGAATCAG GCTCGTCTGGAGCGAGACTTGAGCAACAAGAAAATCTACCAAGAGGAGGAGATGCCCGAATCAGGCGCGGGCAGCGAGTTCAACCGCAAGCTTCGGGAGGAGGCTCGGAGGAAGAAGTACGGCATCGTCCTCAAGGAGTTCCGGCCCGAGGACCAGCCCTGGCTGCTCCGGGTCAACGGCAAATCAGGCAGGAA GTTCAAGGGCATCAAGAAGGGAGGCGTGACAGAGAATACGTCCTACTACATCTTCACCCAGTGCCCCGACGGGGCCTTCGAGGCCTTCCCCGTGCACAACTGGTACAATTTCACGCCGCTGGCCCGGCACCGCACCCTCACTGCCGAGGAGGCCGAGGAGGAGTGGGAGAG GAGGAACAAGGTGCTGAACCACTTCAGCATCATGCAGCAGCGGCGGCTCAAGGATCAGGACCAGGACGAGGacgaggaggagaaggagaaacgCAGCCGCAGGAAGGCGAGCGAGCTGCGCATCCATGACCTGGAGGACGACCTGGAGATGTCGTCCGATGCCAGTGACGCCAGCGGTGAGGAGG gCGGCAGAGCCCCCAAGGCCAAGAAGAAGGCGCCGCTGGCCAAGGGcggcaggaagaagaagaagaagaagggttCAGACGATGAGGCCTTCGAGGACAGCGATGATGGGGACTTCGAGGGCCAGGAGGTGGACTACATGTCAGACGGCTCCAG CAGTTCCCAAGACGAGCCTGAGAGCAAGGCCAAGGCACCGCAGCAGGAGGAGGGGCCCAAGG GTGTCGATGAGCAGAGCGACAGTAGTGAGGAGAGTGAGGAGGAGAAGCCGCCTgaggaggacaaggaggaggaggaggagaagaaggcgCCCACCCCACAGGAGAAGAAGCGCAGGAAAG ACAGCAGCGAGGAGTCGGACAGCTCAGAGGAGAGCGACATTGACAGCGAGGCCTCCTCGGCCCTCTTCATGGCG AAGAAGAAGACGCCACCCAAGAGAGAGCGGAAGCCGTCAGGAGGGAGCTCAAGGGGCAACAGCCGCCCAAGCACGCCCAGCACAGAGGGTGGCAGCACCTCCTCCACCCTGCGGGCGGCTGCCAGCAAACTCGAGCAAG GGAAGCGGGTGAGCGAGATGCCTGCAGCCAAGCGGTTGCGGCTGGACGCAGGACCCCAGAGCCTGTCCGGGAAGTCGACCCCCCAGCCGCCATCGGGCAAGACAACACCCAGCAGTGG TGACGTACAGGTGACTGAGGATGCCGTGCGCCGCTACCTGACACGGAAGCCCATGACCACTAAGGACCTGCTGAAAAAGTTCCAGACCAAGAAGACAGGGCTGAGCAGTGAGCAGACAGTGAATGTGCTGGCCCAGATCCTCAAGCGACTCAACCCCGAGCGCAAGATGATCAACGACAAAATGCACTTCTCCCTCAAGGAGTGA